In one window of Mercurialis annua linkage group LG4, ddMerAnnu1.2, whole genome shotgun sequence DNA:
- the LOC126678626 gene encoding GDSL esterase/lipase At2g30310-like — protein sequence MIKKFGGACMENENSNAEAFNAKLQKYLPGLQAMLPESNFLYANIYDPLQDMMNNPQKYDFVDTKKGCCGYIPFQIKYARNHVISQVCRNSSQYLFWDGVHPTEAAYQYISAGVENDILSKFINIPSNL from the exons ATGATTAAAAAGTTTGGTGGGGCGTGCATGGAGAACGAGAACTCAAATGCTGAAGCTTTCAATGCAAAGCTTCAAAAGTATCTGCCTGGCCTTCAGGCCATGCTACCAGAGAGCAACTTTCTTTATGCTAACATATATGACCCTTTACAAGACATGATGAATAATCCACAAAAATATG ATTTTGTGGATACAAAAAAAGGGTGTTGCGGTTATATACCTTTCCAGATAAAATATGCTCGGAATCATGTTATTTCACAAGTCTGCAGAAATTCTTCACAATATTTATTTTGGGATGGTGTTCATCCCACAGAAGCAGCATACCAATATATCTCTGCAGGCGTCGAAAACGATATTCTCTCCAAGTTCATCAACATCCCCTCCAATCTGTGA